One genomic segment of Tiliqua scincoides isolate rTilSci1 chromosome 6, rTilSci1.hap2, whole genome shotgun sequence includes these proteins:
- the AP5S1 gene encoding AP-5 complex subunit sigma-1, which yields MVHAFLIHTVRCRPGEETGHCRVLYSRVFSLEGLEDAGCRDLETERLARKEQILAVARQVESACQMSQQASGKPHSEHLIQLPDEPVSLQDAPAGVFRLPTGDPFREDKTVLWLAVQSLGFALVCDPHENLMLAESTLRLLVKPLLDHLKLLSSGSDVLLKADKTEVILSKLLPNGQLLFLNEQFVLGLEKELSTSLCK from the exons ATGGTTCATGCGTTCTTGATCCACACTGTACGCTGCCGGCCTGGAGAGGAGACGGGGCACTGCCGCGTGCTCTACTCGAGGGTCTTCAGCCTTGAAGGGTTGGAAGATGCTGGATGCCGGGATCTTGAGACCGAGCGACTGGCCCGGAAAGAGCAGATTCTGGCCGTAGCAAG GCAAGTGGAGTCGGCCTGCCAGATGTCTCAGcaggcctctgggaagccccacTCTGAGCACCTCATCCAACTCCCTGATGAGCCAGTTTCCCTACAGGATGCTCCAGCGGGGGTCTTCCGCCTCCCAACGGGGGATCCCTTCCGGGAGGACAAAACTGTTCTTTGGCTGGCTGTCCAGAGCCTGGGTTTTGCTCTGGTCTGCGACCCACACGAGAACCTGATGCTGGCTGAGAGCACCCTGAGGCTCCTTGTGAAGCCCCTCCTGGACCATCTCAAGCTGCTGAGCTCGGGGAGCGATGTCCTGCTGAAGGCTGACAAGACAGAGGTCATTCTCAGCAAGCTCCTGCCGAATGGTCAGCTGCTTTTCCTGAATGAGCAGTTTGTGCTGGGCTTGGAGAAGGAGCTGAGCACTTCTCTCTGCAAATGA